The genomic region ctgttctaaagtagtgcactatatagggaataggatcctggtctaaagtagtgcactatatagggaataggaccctgttctaaagtagtgcactatatatggaatagggcgctggtctaaagtagtgcactatatagggaataggaccctgctctacagtagtgcactatatagggaataggaccctggtctaaagtagtgcactatatagggaataggaccctggtctaaagtagtgcactatatagggaataggaccctgctctaaagtagtgcactatatagggaataggaccctgttctaaagtagtgcactatatagggaatagggccctgctctaaagtagtgcactatatagggaataggaccctgttctaaagtagtgcactatatagggaatagggccctgctctaaagtagtgcactatatagggaatagggccctggtctaaagtagtgcactatatagggaataggaccctgttctaaagtagtgcactatatatggaatagggtgtgatttgggacatGTCCTGGAAGATCTCTACATCGCTCCATAATGCAGTACTGGGTGGAGTTAgtttctactgtaaatatattggAGAATATTTAACACTACAGAGAATCACGCTGGTTGGGTCACAAATGTCGTCATAtttccacagggctctggtcaatggCAGGgattcactctctccctgtctctgccagTCATtcagctctctccctgtctctgccagGCATtcagctctctccctgtctctccctgtctctgccagTCATtcagctctctccctgtctctgccagTCATtcagctctctccctgtctctgccagGCATtcagctctctccctgtctccctgtctctgccagTCATtcagctctctccctgtctctgccagGCATtcagctctctccctgtctctgccagGCATtcagctctctccctgtctctgccagGCATTCAGCTCTGTCTCTGCCAGGCATtcagctctctccctgtctctgccagGCATtcagctctctccctgtctctccctgtctctgccagGCATtcagctctctccctgtctctccctgtctctgccagGCATtcagctctctccctgtctctccctgtctctgccagTCATTCagctttctccctgtctctccctgtctctgccagGCATtcagctctctccctgtctctccctgtctctgccagGCATtcagctctctccctgtctctccctgtctctccctgtctctgccagTCATTCAgctttctccctgtctctgccaGTCATtcagctctctccctgtctctgccagTCATTCAgctttctccctgtctctgccaGTCATtcagctctctccctgtctctgccagGCATtcagctctctccctgtctctgccagTCATtcagctctctccctgtctctccctgtctctgccagGCATtcagctctctccctgtctctccctgtctctgccagTCATTCagctttctccctgtctctccctgtctctgccagGCATtcagctctctccctgtctctccctgtctctccctgtctctgccagGCATtcagctctctccctgtctctgccagGCATtcagctctctccctgtctctccctgtctctgccagGCATtcagctctctccctgtctctccctgtctctgccagGCATtcagctctctccctgtctctgccagGCATtcagctctctccctgtctctccctgtctctgccagGCATtcagctctctccctgtctctccctgtctctgccagGCATtcagctctctccctgtctctgccagGCATtcagctctctccctgtctctccctgtctctgccagTCATTCagctttctccctgtctctcaaaATGACCTGCATAAACATGGTTCCATTGTTTAAACCCAG from Oncorhynchus keta strain PuntledgeMale-10-30-2019 unplaced genomic scaffold, Oket_V2 Un_contig_3979_pilon_pilon, whole genome shotgun sequence harbors:
- the LOC127924356 gene encoding periaxin-like isoform X10 — translated: MSWKISTSLHNAVLGGVSFYCKYIGEYLTLQRITLVGSQMSSYFHRALVNGRDSLSPCLCQSFSSLPLSPCLCQAFSSLPVSARHSALSLSLPGIQLSPCLSLSLPGIQLSPCLSLSLPGIQLSPCLSLSLPVIQLSPCLSLSLPGIQLSPCLSLSLPGIQLSPSLSLSLPVIQLSPCLCQSFSSLPVSARHSALSLSLPVIQLSPCLSLSLPGIQLSPCLSLSLPVIQLSPCLSLSLPGIQLSPCLSLSLPVSARHSALSLSLPGIQLSPCLSLSLPGIQLSPCLSLSLPGIQLSPCLCQAFSSLPVSPCLCQAFSSLPVSPCLCQAFSSLPVSARHSALSLSLPVSASHSAFSLSLKMTCINMVPLFKPSTGQRALLIYTQNHVFFFIS
- the LOC127924356 gene encoding periaxin-like isoform X42, with amino-acid sequence MAGIHSLPVSASHSALSLSLPVSARHSALSLSLPGIQLSPCLSLSLPGIQLSPCLSLSLPVIQLSPCLSLSLPGIQLSPCLSLSLPGIQLSPSLSLSLPVIQLSPCLCQSFSSLPVSARHSALSLSLPVIQLSPCLSLSLPGIQLSPCLSLSLPVIQLSPCLSLSLPGIQLSPCLSLSLPVSARHSALSLSLPGIQLSPCLSLSLPGIQLSPCLSLSLPGIQLSPCLCQAFSSLPVSPCLCQAFSSLPVSPCLCQAFSSLPVSARHSALSLSLPVSASHSAFSLSLKMTCINMVPLFKPSTGQRALLIYTQNHVFFFIS
- the LOC127924356 gene encoding uncharacterized protein LOC127924356 isoform X17 produces the protein MSWKISTSLHNAVLGGVSFYCKYIGEYLTLQRITLVGSQMSSYFHRALVNGRDSLSPCLCQSFSSLPVSARHSALSLSLPVSASHSALSLSLPVIQLSPCLCQAFSSLPVSPCLCQSFSFLPVSPCLCQAFSSLPVSPCLCQAFSSLPVSPCLSLSLPVIQLSPCLCQSFSSLPVSASHSAFSLSLPVIQLSPCLCQAFSSLPVSASHSALSLSLPVSARHSALSLSLPVSASHSAFSLSLPVSARHSALSLSLPVSPCLCQAFSSLPVSARHSALSLSLPVSARHSALSLSLPVSARHSALSLSLPGIQLSPCLSLSLPGIQLSPCLSLSLPGIQLSPCLCQAFSSLPVSPCLCQSFSFLPVSQNDLHKHGSIV
- the LOC127924356 gene encoding periaxin-like isoform X23, with amino-acid sequence MAGIHSLPVSASHSALSLSLPGIQLSPCLSLSLPVIQLSPCLCQSFSSLPLSPCLCQAFSSLPVSARHSALSLSLPGIQLSPCLSLSLPGIQLSPCLSLSLPVIQLSPCLSLSLPGIQLSPCLSLSLPGIQLSPSLSLSLPVIQLSPCLCQSFSSLPVSARHSALSLSLPVIQLSPCLSLSLPGIQLSPCLSLSLPVIQLSPCLSLSLPGIQLSPCLSLSLPVSARHSALSLSLPGIQLSPCLSLSLPGIQLSPCLSLSLPGIQLSPCLCQAFSSLPVSPCLCQAFSSLPVSPCLCQAFSSLPVSARHSALSLSLPVSASHSAFSLSLKMTCINMVPLFKPSTGQRALLIYTQNHVFFFIS
- the LOC127924356 gene encoding periaxin-like isoform X22 produces the protein MAGIHSLPVSASHSALSLSLPGIQLSPCLSLSLPVIQLSPCLCQSFSSLPVSARHSALSLSLPGIQLSPCLSLSLPGIQLSPCLSLSLPGIQLSPCLSLSLPVIQLSPCLSLSLPGIQLSPCLSLSLPGIQLSPSLSLSLPVIQLSPCLCQSFSSLPVSARHSALSLSLPVIQLSPCLSLSLPGIQLSPCLSLSLPVIQLSPCLSLSLPGIQLSPCLSLSLPVSARHSALSLSLPGIQLSPCLSLSLPGIQLSPCLSLSLPGIQLSPCLCQAFSSLPVSPCLCQAFSSLPVSPCLCQAFSSLPVSARHSALSLSLPVSASHSAFSLSLKMTCINMVPLFKPSTGQRALLIYTQNHVFFFIS
- the LOC127924356 gene encoding periaxin-like isoform X30; its protein translation is MAGIHSLPVSASHSALSLSLPGIQLSPCLSLSLPVIQLSPCLCQSFSSLPLSPCLCQAFSSLPVSARHSALSLSLPGIQLSPCLSLSLPVIQLSPCLSLSLPGIQLSPCLSLSLPGIQLSPSLSLSLPVIQLSPCLCQSFSSLPVSARHSALSLSLPVIQLSPCLSLSLPGIQLSPCLSLSLPVIQLSPCLSLSLPGIQLSPCLSLSLPVSARHSALSLSLPGIQLSPCLSLSLPGIQLSPCLSLSLPGIQLSPCLCQAFSSLPVSPCLCQAFSSLPVSPCLCQAFSSLPVSARHSALSLSLPVSASHSAFSLSLKMTCINMVPLFKPSTGQRALLIYTQNHVFFFIS
- the LOC127924356 gene encoding coagulation factor V-like isoform X50 produces the protein MSWKISTSLHNAVLGGVSFYCKYIGEYLTLQRITLVGSQMSSYFHRALVNGRDSLSPCLCQSFSSLPVSARHSALSLSLPVSASHSALSLSLPVIQLSPSLSLSLPGIQLSPCLCQAFSSLPVSASHSALSLSLPVSASHSALSLSLPVSARHSALSLSLPVSASHSAFSLSLPVSARHSALSLSLPVSPCLCQAFSSLPVSARHSALSLSLPVSARHSALSLSLPVSARHSALSLSLPGIQLSPCLSLSLPGIQLSPCLSLSLPGIQLSPCLCQAFSSLPVSPCLCQSFSFLPVSQNDLHKHGSIV
- the LOC127924356 gene encoding coagulation factor V-like isoform X3 — its product is MSWKISTSLHNAVLGGVSFYCKYIGEYLTLQRITLVGSQMSSYFHRALVNGRDSLSPCLCQSFSSLPVSARHSALSLSLPVSASHSALSLSLPVIQLSPSLSLSLPGIQLSPSLSLSLPVSASHSAFSLSLPVSARHSALSLSLPVSARHSALSLSLPVSPCLCQSFSFLPVSASHSALSLSLPVIQLSPCLCQSFSSLPVSARHSALSLSLPVIQLSPCLSLSLPGIQLSPCLSLSLPVIQLSPCLSLSLPGIQLSPCLSLSLPVSARHSALSLSLPGIQLSPCLSLSLPGIQLSPCLSLSLPGIQLSPCLCQAFSSLPVSPCLCQAFSSLPVSPCLCQAFSSLPVSARHSALSLSLPVSASHSAFSLSLKMTCINMVPLFKPSTGQRALLIYTQNHVFFFIS
- the LOC127924356 gene encoding uncharacterized protein LOC127924356 isoform X45 — encoded protein: MSWKISTSLHNAVLGGVSFYCKYIGEYLTLQRITLVGSQMSSYFHRALVNGRDSLSPCLCQSFSSLPVSARHSALSLSLPVSASHSALSLSLPVIQLSPCLCQSFSSLPVSASHSAFSLSLPVIQLSPCLCQAFSSLPVSASHSALSLSLPVSARHSALSLSLPVSASHSAFSLSLPVSARHSALSLSLPVSPCLCQAFSSLPVSARHSALSLSLPVSARHSALSLSLPVSARHSALSLSLPGIQLSPCLSLSLPGIQLSPCLSLSLPGIQLSPCLCQAFSSLPVSPCLCQSFSFLPVSQNDLHKHGSIV
- the LOC127924356 gene encoding proline and serine-rich protein 1-like isoform X37 produces the protein MSWKISTSLHNAVLGGVSFYCKYIGEYLTLQRITLVGSQMSSYFHRALVNGRDSLSPCLCQSFSSLPLSPCLCQAFSSLPVSARHSALSLSLPGIQLSPCLSLSLPGIQLSPSLSLSLPVIQLSPCLCQSFSSLPVSARHSALSLSLPVIQLSPCLSLSLPGIQLSPCLSLSLPVIQLSPCLSLSLPGIQLSPCLSLSLPVSARHSALSLSLPGIQLSPCLSLSLPGIQLSPCLSLSLPGIQLSPCLCQAFSSLPVSPCLCQAFSSLPVSPCLCQAFSSLPVSARHSALSLSLPVSASHSAFSLSLKMTCINMVPLFKPSTGQRALLIYTQNHVFFFIS
- the LOC127924356 gene encoding periaxin-like isoform X19, with the protein product MAGIHSLPVSASHSALSLSLPGIQLSPCLSLSLPVIQLSPCLCQSFSSLPLSPCLCQAFSSLPVSARHSALSLSLPGIQLSPCLSLSLPGIQLSPCLSLSLPGIQLSPCLSLSLPVIQLSPCLSLSLPGIQLSPCLSLSLPGIQLSPSLSLSLPVIQLSPCLCQSFSSLPVSARHSALSLSLPVIQLSPCLSLSLPGIQLSPCLSLSLPVIQLSPCLSLSLPGIQLSPCLSLSLPVSARHSALSLSLPGIQLSPCLSLSLPGIQLSPCLSLSLPGIQLSPCLCQAFSSLPVSPCLCQAFSSLPVSPCLCQAFSSLPVSARHSALSLSLPVSASHSAFSLSLKMTCINMVPLFKPSTGQRALLIYTQNHVFFFIS
- the LOC127924356 gene encoding uncharacterized protein LOC127924356 isoform X24, with the protein product MSWKISTSLHNAVLGGVSFYCKYIGEYLTLQRITLVGSQMSSYFHRALVNGRDSLSPCLCQSFSSLPVSARHSALSLSLPVSASHSALSLSLPVIQLSPCLCQAFSSLPVSPCLCQAFSSLPVSPCLSLSLPVIQLSPCLCQSFSSLPVSASHSAFSLSLPVIQLSPCLCQAFSSLPVSASHSALSLSLPVSARHSALSLSLPVSASHSAFSLSLPVSARHSALSLSLPVSPCLCQAFSSLPVSARHSALSLSLPVSARHSALSLSLPVSARHSALSLSLPGIQLSPCLSLSLPGIQLSPCLSLSLPGIQLSPCLCQAFSSLPVSPCLCQSFSFLPVSQNDLHKHGSIV
- the LOC127924356 gene encoding uncharacterized protein LOC127924356 isoform X31, which gives rise to MAGIHSLPVSASHSALSLSLPVSARHSALSLSLPGIQLSPCLCQAFSSLPVSPCLCQAFSSLPVSPCLCQAFSSLPVSPCLCQSFSFLPVSPCLCQAFSSLPVSPCLCQAFSSLPVSPCLSLSLPVIQLSPCLCQSFSSLPVSASHSAFSLSLPVIQLSPCLCQAFSSLPVSASHSALSLSLPVSARHSALSLSLPVSASHSAFSLSLPVSARHSALSLSLPVSPCLCQAFSSLPVSARHSALSLSLPVSARHSALSLSLPVSARHSALSLSLPGIQLSPCLSLSLPGIQLSPCLSLSLPGIQLSPCLCQAFSSLPVSPCLCQSFSFLPVSQNDLHKHGSIV
- the LOC127924356 gene encoding uncharacterized protein LOC127924356 isoform X44, whose translation is MAGIHSLPVSASHSALSLSLPVSARHSALSLSLPGIQLSPCLCQAFSSLPVSPCLCQSFSFLPVSPCLCQAFSSLPVSPCLCQAFSSLPVSPCLSLSLPVIQLSPCLCQSFSSLPVSASHSAFSLSLPVIQLSPCLCQAFSSLPVSASHSALSLSLPVSARHSALSLSLPVSASHSAFSLSLPVSARHSALSLSLPVSPCLCQAFSSLPVSARHSALSLSLPVSARHSALSLSLPVSARHSALSLSLPGIQLSPCLSLSLPGIQLSPCLSLSLPGIQLSPCLCQAFSSLPVSPCLCQSFSFLPVSQNDLHKHGSIV
- the LOC127924356 gene encoding coagulation factor V-like isoform X26, with translation MSWKISTSLHNAVLGGVSFYCKYIGEYLTLQRITLVGSQMSSYFHRALVNGRDSLSPCLCQSFSSLPVSARHSALSLSLPVSASHSALSLSLPVIQLSPSLSLSLPGIQLSPCLCQAFSSLPVSARHSALSLSLPVSARHSALSLSLPVSASHSAFSLSLPVIQLSPCLCQAFSSLPVSASHSALSLSLPVSARHSALSLSLPVSASHSAFSLSLPVSARHSALSLSLPVSPCLCQAFSSLPVSARHSALSLSLPVSARHSALSLSLPVSARHSALSLSLPGIQLSPCLSLSLPGIQLSPCLSLSLPGIQLSPCLCQAFSSLPVSPCLCQSFSFLPVSQNDLHKHGSIV
- the LOC127924356 gene encoding uncharacterized protein LOC127924356 isoform X4, yielding MSWKISTSLHNAVLGGVSFYCKYIGEYLTLQRITLVGSQMSSYFHRALVNGRDSLSPCLCQSFSSLPVSARHSALSLSLPVSASHSALSLSLPVIQLSPCLCQAFSSLPVSPCLCQAFSSLPVSPCLCQAFSSLPVSPCLCQSFSFLPVSPCLCQAFSSLPVSPCLCQAFSSLPVSPCLSLSLPVIQLSPCLCQSFSSLPVSASHSAFSLSLPVIQLSPCLCQAFSSLPVSASHSALSLSLPVSARHSALSLSLPVSASHSAFSLSLPVSARHSALSLSLPVSPCLCQAFSSLPVSARHSALSLSLPVSARHSALSLSLPVSARHSALSLSLPGIQLSPCLSLSLPGIQLSPCLSLSLPGIQLSPCLCQAFSSLPVSPCLCQSFSFLPVSQNDLHKHGSIV
- the LOC127924356 gene encoding uncharacterized protein LOC127924356 isoform X47; translation: MSWKISTSLHNAVLGGVSFYCKYIGEYLTLQRITLVGSQMSSYFHRALVNGRDSLSPCLCQSFSSLPVSARHSALSLSLPVSASHSALSLSLPVSARHSALSLSLPVSARHSALSLSLPVIQLSPCLSLSLPGIQLSPCLSLSLPVIQLSPCLSLSLPGIQLSPCLSLSLPVSARHSALSLSLPGIQLSPCLSLSLPGIQLSPCLSLSLPGIQLSPCLCQAFSSLPVSPCLCQAFSSLPVSPCLCQAFSSLPVSARHSALSLSLPVSASHSAFSLSLKMTCINMVPLFKPSTGQRALLIYTQNHVFFFIS